A region of Coturnix japonica isolate 7356 chromosome 15, Coturnix japonica 2.1, whole genome shotgun sequence DNA encodes the following proteins:
- the AP1B1 gene encoding AP-1 complex subunit beta-1 isoform X4 has product MTDSKYFTTTKKGEIFELKAELNSDKKEKKKEAVKKVIASMTVGKDVSALFPDVVNCMQTDNLELKKLVYLYLMNYAKSQPDMAIMAVNTFVKDCEDPNPLIRALAVRTMGCIRVDKITEYLCEPLRKCLKDEDPYVRKTAAVCVAKLHDINAQLVEDQGFLDTLKDLISDSNPMVVANAVAALSEIAESHPSSNLLDLNPQSINKLLTALNECTEWGQIFILDCLANYMPKDDREAQSICERVTPRLSHANSAVVLSAVKVLMKFMEMLSKDLDYYGTLLKKLAPPLVTLLSAEPELQYVALRNINLIVQKRPEILKHEMKVFFVKYNDPIYVKLEKLDIMIRLASQANIAQVLAELKEYATEVDVDFVRKAVRAIGRCAIKVEQSAERCVSTLLDLIQTKVNYVVQEAIVVIKDIFRKYPNKYESVIATLCENLDSLDEPEARAAMIWIVGEYAERIDNADELLESFLEGFHDESTQVQLQLLTAIVKLFLKKPTETQELVQQVLSLATQDSDNPDLRDRGYIYWRLLSTDPVAAKEVVLAEKPLISEETDLIEPTLLDELICYIGTLASVYHKPPSAFVEGSRGVVHKSLPPRAGSSESAESPEAAPSAGQAAEQPAVIPAQGDLLGDLLNLDLGPPVSGPPMAASSVQMGAVDLLGGGLDSLMGGSGFTAPGPAAPAGMGAPLSSDLGDLFDLTGGVGTLSGSYVAPKTVWLPAMKAKGLEISGTFSRQVGSICMDLVLTNKALQVMSDFAIQFNRNSFGLAPAAPLQVHAPLAPNQSVEISLPLNTVGSVMKMDPLNNLQVAVKNNIDVFYFSTLYPLHILFVEDGKMERQMFLATWKDIPNENEAQFQIKDCSLNADAVSSKLQGSNIFTIAKRNVEGQDMLYQSLKLTNGIWVLAELRIQPSNPSFTDLELSLKCRAPEVSQYVYQAYDAILKN; this is encoded by the exons ATGACGGACTCCAAGTACTTCACCACCACCAAGAAGG GGGAGATCTTCgagctgaaggcagagctgaacAGCGacaagaaggagaagaagaaggaggcGGTGAAGAAGGTGATCGCATCCATGACTGTCGGCAAGGACGTCAG CGCTCTCTTCCCGGACGTGGTGAACTGCATGCAGACAGACAACCTGGAGCTGAAGAAGCTGGTCTACCTCTACCTGATGAACTACGCCAAGAGCCAGCCTGACATGGCCATCATGGCTGTCAACACCTTTGTGAAG GACTGTGAGGACCCAAACCCTCTGATCCGTGCCCTGGCCGTGCGGACCATGGGCTGCATCCGTGTGGACAAGATAACAGAGTACCTGTGTGAGCCCCTGCGCAAGTGCCTGAAGGATGAGGACCCGTATGTGCGCAAGACAGCGGCCGTCTGCGTGGCCAAGCTCCATGACATCAATGCCCAGCTGGTGGAGGACCAGGGCTTCCTGGACACCCTCAAGGATCTCATCTCGGACTCCAACCCCATG GTAGTGGCTAATGCAGTAGCAGCGCTGTCGGAGATTGCAGAGTCGCACCCGAGCAGTAACCTGCTGGACCTCAACCCCCAGTCCATCAAcaagctgctcacagccctgaaCGAGTGCACTGAATGGGGACAGATCTTCATCCTGGACTGCCTGGCCAACTACATGCCCAAGGATGACCGGGAGGCCCAGAG CATCTGTGAGCGGGTGACACCCCGGCTGTCCCACGCCAACTCTGCGGTGGTGCTCTCAGCAGTGAAGGTGCTGATGAAGTTCATGGAGATGCTGTCCAAGGACCTGGACTACTATGGTACACTGCTGAAGAAGCTGGCCCCGCCGCTTGTCACCCTGCTGTCTGCTGAGCCCGAGCTGCAGTACGTGGCTCTGCGCAACATCAACCTCATCGTGCAGAAGAG ACCTGAAATCCTAAAGCATGAGATGAAGGTGTTCTTCGTCAAGTACAATGACCCCATCTATGTCAAGCTGGAGAAGTTGGACATCATGATCCGCTTGGCTTCCCAGGCCAACATTGCACAG GTGCTGGCTGAGCTGAAGGAATATGCCACAGAGGTGGATGTGGACTTTGTGAGGAAGGCAGTCCGAGCCATTGGCCGCTGTGCCATCAAGGTGGAG CAATCAGCAGAGCGCTGTGTCAGCACCCTGCTGGATCTCATCCAGACCAAGGTCAACTACGTGGTGCAGGAGGCCATCGTTGTCATTAAGGACATCTTCCGCAAGTACCCCAACAA GTATGAGAGTGTCATTGCCACCCTGTGTGAGAACCTGGACTCGCTGGATGAGCCTGAGGCACGGGCTGCCATGATCTGGATCGTGGGCGAGTACGCCGAGCGCATCGACAACGctgatgagctgctggagagctTCCTGGAGGGCTTCCATGACGAGAGCACCCAG gtccagctgcagctgctgacagcCATCGTGAAGCTTTTCCTCAAGAAGCCCACCGAGACCCAGGAGCTGGTGCAGCAGGTGCTGAGCCTGGCCACACAG GACTCCGACAACCCTGACCTGCGGGACCGTGGCTACATCTACTGGCGCCTGCTGTCCACTGATCCTGTGGCTGCCAAGGAGGTGGTGCTGGCAGAGAAACCACTTATTTCTGAAGAGACAGACCTGATTGAGCCCACGCTGCTGGATGAGCTCATCTGCTACATCGGGACATTGGCCTCTGTCTATCACAAGCCGCCCAGCGCCTTTGtggaggggagcagaggggtTGTGCACAAGAGCTTGCCCCCACGAGCAGGCTC GAGTGAGAGTGCTGAGAGCCCCGAGGCAGCCCCCTCAGCTGGGCAGGCAGCGGAGCAGCCGGCTGTCATCCCTGCACAGGGCGACCTGCTGGGTGACCTGCTAAACCTGGACCTGGGCCCCCCGGTCAGTGGACCTCCTATGGCTGCCTCCTCAGTGCAGATGGGAGCTGTGGACCTCCTGGGAGGGGGCCTGGATAGCCTG ATGGGTGGCAGCGGCTTCACAGCGcctggccctgcagcaccagctggtATGGGAGCACCTCTTAGCAGTGACCTGGGGGACCTCTTTGACCTCACTGGGGGAGTGGGCACCCTGTCAGGGTCCTACGTGGCACCCAAGACG GTGTGGCTCCCTGCCATGAAAGCCAAGGGGCTGGAGATCTCGGGCACCTTCAGCCGGCAGGTGGGCTCCATCTGTATGGACCTGGTGCTGACCAACAAGGCCCTGCAGGTCATGTCTGACTTTGCAATCCAGTTCAACCGCAACAG CTTTGGCCTGGCCCCAGCTGCCCCCCTCCAGGTGCACGCACCCCTTGCCCCCAACCAGTCGGTGGAGATCTCGCTCCCACTGAACACTGTGGGCTCTGTCATGAAGATGGATCCCCTCAACAACCTGCAG GTTGCGGTGAAGAACAACATTGATGTCTTCTACTTCAGCACCCTCTACCCTCTGCACATCCTCTTTGTGGAGGATGGGAAGATGG AGCGTCAGATGTTCCTCGCCACCTGGAAGGACATTCCCAACGAAAATGAGGCCCAGTTCCAGATCAAGGACTGTTCCCTCAATGCAG ATGCTGTCAGCAGCAAGCTCCAAGGCAGTAACATCTTCACCATCGCCAAGAGGAACGTGGAGGGCCAGGACATGCTCTACCAATCTCTGAAGCTCACCAATGGCATCTGGGTGTTGGCAGAGCTCCGCATCCAGCCCAGCAACCCCAGCTTCACG GATCTGGAG CTGTCACTAAAATGCCGGGCGCCCGAGGTCTCCCAGTACGTGTACCAGGCCTACGATGCCATCCTGAAGAACTGA
- the AP1B1 gene encoding AP-1 complex subunit beta-1 isoform X5, with the protein MTDSKYFTTTKKGEIFELKAELNSDKKEKKKEAVKKVIASMTVGKDVSALFPDVVNCMQTDNLELKKLVYLYLMNYAKSQPDMAIMAVNTFVKDCEDPNPLIRALAVRTMGCIRVDKITEYLCEPLRKCLKDEDPYVRKTAAVCVAKLHDINAQLVEDQGFLDTLKDLISDSNPMVVANAVAALSEIAESHPSSNLLDLNPQSINKLLTALNECTEWGQIFILDCLANYMPKDDREAQSICERVTPRLSHANSAVVLSAVKVLMKFMEMLSKDLDYYGTLLKKLAPPLVTLLSAEPELQYVALRNINLIVQKRPEILKHEMKVFFVKYNDPIYVKLEKLDIMIRLASQANIAQVLAELKEYATEVDVDFVRKAVRAIGRCAIKVEQSAERCVSTLLDLIQTKVNYVVQEAIVVIKDIFRKYPNKYESVIATLCENLDSLDEPEARAAMIWIVGEYAERIDNADELLESFLEGFHDESTQVQLQLLTAIVKLFLKKPTETQELVQQVLSLATQDSDNPDLRDRGYIYWRLLSTDPVAAKEVVLAEKPLISEETDLIEPTLLDELICYIGTLASVYHKPPSAFVEGSRGVVHKSLPPRAGSSESAESPEAAPSAGQAAEQPAVIPAQGDLLGDLLNLDLGPPVSGPPMAASSVQMGAVDLLGGGLDSLMGGSGFTAPGPAAPAGMGAPLSSDLGDLFDLTGGVGTLSGSYVAPKTVWLPAMKAKGLEISGTFSRQVGSICMDLVLTNKALQVMSDFAIQFNRNSFGLAPAAPLQVHAPLAPNQSVEISLPLNTVGSVMKMDPLNNLQVAVKNNIDVFYFSTLYPLHILFVEDGKMERQMFLATWKDIPNENEAQFQIKDCSLNADAVSSKLQGSNIFTIAKRNVEGQDMLYQSLKLTNGIWVLAELRIQPSNPSFTLSLKCRAPEVSQYVYQAYDAILKN; encoded by the exons ATGACGGACTCCAAGTACTTCACCACCACCAAGAAGG GGGAGATCTTCgagctgaaggcagagctgaacAGCGacaagaaggagaagaagaaggaggcGGTGAAGAAGGTGATCGCATCCATGACTGTCGGCAAGGACGTCAG CGCTCTCTTCCCGGACGTGGTGAACTGCATGCAGACAGACAACCTGGAGCTGAAGAAGCTGGTCTACCTCTACCTGATGAACTACGCCAAGAGCCAGCCTGACATGGCCATCATGGCTGTCAACACCTTTGTGAAG GACTGTGAGGACCCAAACCCTCTGATCCGTGCCCTGGCCGTGCGGACCATGGGCTGCATCCGTGTGGACAAGATAACAGAGTACCTGTGTGAGCCCCTGCGCAAGTGCCTGAAGGATGAGGACCCGTATGTGCGCAAGACAGCGGCCGTCTGCGTGGCCAAGCTCCATGACATCAATGCCCAGCTGGTGGAGGACCAGGGCTTCCTGGACACCCTCAAGGATCTCATCTCGGACTCCAACCCCATG GTAGTGGCTAATGCAGTAGCAGCGCTGTCGGAGATTGCAGAGTCGCACCCGAGCAGTAACCTGCTGGACCTCAACCCCCAGTCCATCAAcaagctgctcacagccctgaaCGAGTGCACTGAATGGGGACAGATCTTCATCCTGGACTGCCTGGCCAACTACATGCCCAAGGATGACCGGGAGGCCCAGAG CATCTGTGAGCGGGTGACACCCCGGCTGTCCCACGCCAACTCTGCGGTGGTGCTCTCAGCAGTGAAGGTGCTGATGAAGTTCATGGAGATGCTGTCCAAGGACCTGGACTACTATGGTACACTGCTGAAGAAGCTGGCCCCGCCGCTTGTCACCCTGCTGTCTGCTGAGCCCGAGCTGCAGTACGTGGCTCTGCGCAACATCAACCTCATCGTGCAGAAGAG ACCTGAAATCCTAAAGCATGAGATGAAGGTGTTCTTCGTCAAGTACAATGACCCCATCTATGTCAAGCTGGAGAAGTTGGACATCATGATCCGCTTGGCTTCCCAGGCCAACATTGCACAG GTGCTGGCTGAGCTGAAGGAATATGCCACAGAGGTGGATGTGGACTTTGTGAGGAAGGCAGTCCGAGCCATTGGCCGCTGTGCCATCAAGGTGGAG CAATCAGCAGAGCGCTGTGTCAGCACCCTGCTGGATCTCATCCAGACCAAGGTCAACTACGTGGTGCAGGAGGCCATCGTTGTCATTAAGGACATCTTCCGCAAGTACCCCAACAA GTATGAGAGTGTCATTGCCACCCTGTGTGAGAACCTGGACTCGCTGGATGAGCCTGAGGCACGGGCTGCCATGATCTGGATCGTGGGCGAGTACGCCGAGCGCATCGACAACGctgatgagctgctggagagctTCCTGGAGGGCTTCCATGACGAGAGCACCCAG gtccagctgcagctgctgacagcCATCGTGAAGCTTTTCCTCAAGAAGCCCACCGAGACCCAGGAGCTGGTGCAGCAGGTGCTGAGCCTGGCCACACAG GACTCCGACAACCCTGACCTGCGGGACCGTGGCTACATCTACTGGCGCCTGCTGTCCACTGATCCTGTGGCTGCCAAGGAGGTGGTGCTGGCAGAGAAACCACTTATTTCTGAAGAGACAGACCTGATTGAGCCCACGCTGCTGGATGAGCTCATCTGCTACATCGGGACATTGGCCTCTGTCTATCACAAGCCGCCCAGCGCCTTTGtggaggggagcagaggggtTGTGCACAAGAGCTTGCCCCCACGAGCAGGCTC GAGTGAGAGTGCTGAGAGCCCCGAGGCAGCCCCCTCAGCTGGGCAGGCAGCGGAGCAGCCGGCTGTCATCCCTGCACAGGGCGACCTGCTGGGTGACCTGCTAAACCTGGACCTGGGCCCCCCGGTCAGTGGACCTCCTATGGCTGCCTCCTCAGTGCAGATGGGAGCTGTGGACCTCCTGGGAGGGGGCCTGGATAGCCTG ATGGGTGGCAGCGGCTTCACAGCGcctggccctgcagcaccagctggtATGGGAGCACCTCTTAGCAGTGACCTGGGGGACCTCTTTGACCTCACTGGGGGAGTGGGCACCCTGTCAGGGTCCTACGTGGCACCCAAGACG GTGTGGCTCCCTGCCATGAAAGCCAAGGGGCTGGAGATCTCGGGCACCTTCAGCCGGCAGGTGGGCTCCATCTGTATGGACCTGGTGCTGACCAACAAGGCCCTGCAGGTCATGTCTGACTTTGCAATCCAGTTCAACCGCAACAG CTTTGGCCTGGCCCCAGCTGCCCCCCTCCAGGTGCACGCACCCCTTGCCCCCAACCAGTCGGTGGAGATCTCGCTCCCACTGAACACTGTGGGCTCTGTCATGAAGATGGATCCCCTCAACAACCTGCAG GTTGCGGTGAAGAACAACATTGATGTCTTCTACTTCAGCACCCTCTACCCTCTGCACATCCTCTTTGTGGAGGATGGGAAGATGG AGCGTCAGATGTTCCTCGCCACCTGGAAGGACATTCCCAACGAAAATGAGGCCCAGTTCCAGATCAAGGACTGTTCCCTCAATGCAG ATGCTGTCAGCAGCAAGCTCCAAGGCAGTAACATCTTCACCATCGCCAAGAGGAACGTGGAGGGCCAGGACATGCTCTACCAATCTCTGAAGCTCACCAATGGCATCTGGGTGTTGGCAGAGCTCCGCATCCAGCCCAGCAACCCCAGCTTCACG CTGTCACTAAAATGCCGGGCGCCCGAGGTCTCCCAGTACGTGTACCAGGCCTACGATGCCATCCTGAAGAACTGA